Part of the Weissella coleopterorum genome is shown below.
GATGCCGATCATCCCCCATAATAATTTTTCTGAGATATGTACCACGGGTAAATTGTAGATCCAACCATACGGTGATATTTTTAAAAAGTTCACTGGAACATCCAATAAATTTTTTAAATATGTGATTAAAAACATCACTCCACCATAAATATATAGCACACCAAATAACTTAGGCCACCAACCTAGAAAGAAACTGGCAATTCCACTAAAAATCAAAATCGCTGGCAAATAACCCCAAACTGTTTGGCTCCAAAGATTTAAGGCCAGAGGTTGGTTTAAAACTAAATTAGCAATTCCAAATACTAGGGTTATCCCCACAAACCAATACAAAATCGTAAAGATCATCCCCATCAATGTATAAGTTAAATACATTTTGAAACGACTGATCGGTTGTGCACTTAATAGTTCAAAGTACCCGTTTTTAACATCACGTTGATAACGTTGCATTAAGTTCCAACCGGCTATCACTGCTAGAAAGCTCATAAACATGCTAATCATAACTAAAAAGTGTGCATTCAATTCATGTGCCAACATTTGATTGGCTGTTCCACCAATAATTTGATTAATTGAGGTATTATTTTTCAGCATGTCGCCCACACTTGAAAACAAACCTCCAAACATTCCAGCAACAATCATAATGCCGATTCCCCAGCCCCAAATCAGCTTACTTTCTAGTTGTAAATATAAAGTAAGCCATCCACGTAAGAACCATGGGGCGTGGTTGCGACCACGACCAGTTGATTTGAAAATTCCAAATCCTAGATCTCGTCGCTTAACCATCATTAAACTAAGCATTCCACAAATAATGAAAGCTACCCCTAAATAAATCGAGTACTTCCAAATATCACCATAATAAACTTGGCTGGCTTCCAACCAATTAAAAGGTGAAAGCCACTCAATTTGGTGCCAATTTTGCACATCAATGACTGAGCGCAAAAGATATACTACCCCTAAGAAACTATAGCTAAAAAGTTGAACGGAGCGACTTTCCGCAAAACATTGAGCTGCGACCAGCACAATTCCAGCAAAAAACAAGCCACTTAAACCAACTAAAACAGCAAATAATAAATTACCGGTCACTGAAGATCCATGCATAGGTATCATCCATAAGATTAAATAGACACCACCTGCGCTAATTACGTTTAAATAGACAATTTCCATAATGGCCGCCCAAAGTGGCGTTTGCGGACGCATTACATTGGACAATAATAACTCCGTTTCACCAATTTCTTCCATTTGCCTTGTATTTCGTAGGACCATTTGAATATTCATCAGAGCCATGATCACCGCCATCAAGGGTAACATGATCGCCCCAAAAATCACGGCGGTATTCAATGGACCGGCTGGAATTTTGGCAAATAAGGCCGTCATCATTGGTGTATCTAACATCGCTGCCAATTGTTGAACAGCAACTTGAGTTCCATATAAATCAACCAATTTGATAAGCCCCGATCCCATCATCAATACAATAATGACAAACCAAATTACAGAAATTTTCAAATCATTTTTCAGATTAGCACGGATCAGACGCCCCAAATTATTCTTCATCAGCCCCCTCCTTTGCATCATAATACTGCATAAAAAGATCTTCTAATGTCGGAGGCGTAACCATCAAATCCGAAACACCCTGCAAAGTTAATTGACCTGTCACCACTGGTAATTGTTCCCGAGTCACTGTGAAACTAATCTCATCTCCATCTTGTTTAAACTGATCAAATTTTTCAAACACCGTACTATCTTGCACCTTAGCATGGACATATAAAGCGGCATGTTTCCGCATATCAGCTAATGAACCGGTTTCAACAATCTGACCTTTTCGAATAATCGCCACCCGATCGACCATTTTTTCAACTTCAGATAAGATATGCGAACTCAACAGAACTGTTTTTCCGGCAGCTTTTAATTTCAAAACTTCATTTTGAAAATGACGCTCTTGGAGCGGATCAAGCCCACTTGTTGGCTCATCAAATATATATAAAGCTACATCCATACTAAGAGCCGCTATTAACGCCACTTTTTGCCGATTTCCTTTTGAATAAGTCCGGGCTTTTTTTCTTGGATCCAATTCAAATAATTGAATTAGTTCATCCACCCGCTTTGTCCGCGGATGCCCCCCCATTTTTAGTAATAATTCAATAATTTCACCACCCGTCAAATTCGGCCACAAATAGACATCCCCCGGGACATAGGCTAAATTTTGATGCGTTTTAACAATTTTTTTGGTAGCATCTTTTCCTAAAATGGTAATTTCTCCTGAACTAGGACGTAATAAACCTAAAATAATTCGAATTGCGGTTGATTTTCCAGCACCATTTGGCCCCAAAAAACCAAAGACTTCACCTTCATTTAAGCTAAAAGAAACATTTGTCAGAGCTTGAAAACGGCCAAATTTCTTATTTAAATCATTCACCTCTAATATTTTTGTCATAATAAGTCCCTTCATGGCTTTAAATAACGTTTTATATCTTAATTATGCCAAATCTACAAGTATTTTCAATAAAAATATATTTCTTATCTTTATTATTTACTAATTTTTGTCCATTCTCAAGATAAATGAATTCAATTAAGCCAAATAAAAAACTAATCACCAACTTTACAAGTTGATCATTAGTTATGATTACTTACTGAAATATCTTTTATGCTGTGAATTAAGTCCCACTCTGTTTTTCAAACGACTTGTGGGTTGAACTCCAATACTGCGATATATGGTAGGTTTCGATAATGATTATTATAGTCCATTCCATAGCCAATTAAAAATTCATCAGGAGCTATCGTTCCAATAAATTCAACTGGGTCAGCTTCTTGAATTGCTTGTGGTCGTTTATCCACCGCAATAGCTCGCGTGACCTCTATTGCCCCCCGTTTTAATAATGTCTCTTGTAAATACTGCAAAGTTAACCCACTATCAATTACTTCATCCAATAGAATTACTTTTTTCCCACGAACATCCGTTTTTAAATCATGAATGATTTTAACTTCACCCGTTGAATGATCTTCTTCATAACTGGCAACACGAACATAATCCATCTGCACATCAGCATTGATTGCCCGCAACAAATCCGCCATCCATAAATAGGCTCCCTTCATCACTCCAACAAAAAGAACTTGATCAAATTCATTTCCATATACTTGATCAATCTCAGATGCGACTCGTTCCACCATTTGCTTAATTTCATCAGTTGTTACAATTGTGCGTCCAATTTTACCCATTAGATTTTATCCTCGGCCTCTGTCCATAGATCAAACAAAATATTAGTTTGTTCGTTTGATGGTCCCACCGCAAATGTATATAATGGGGTTTCAATTAGCTCCTCAACTCGAGCTAAATATCGTTGGGCGTTTTGTGGCAGATCGCTTCGACGCTTCACTTCTGTAATATCTTCGTCCCAACCAGGTAATTCTTCGTATACTGGTTTTACGCGTTCTAGGTCTTTAAATGAAGCTGGATAATGTGTAATTTTTTCGCCATCAATTTCATAGGCTACTGCTAGTTTCAGAACTTTAATCCCTGATAACACGTCCAATGAATTTAATGATAAATGCGTAAACCCGCCTACACGAGCAGCGTGACGCATCACGACAGTGTCTAGCCAGCCAATGCGACGCGGGCGTCCAGTCACAACCCCATATTCATGTGCTACTTCCCGAATTTGATCGCCAGTCGCATCAAAAAGTTCCGTCGGGAATGGTCCATCCCCCACTCGGGAAGTATAGGCTTTCATGACACCAATGACATTCTGAATTTTAGTCGGACCTACTCCGGCTCCAATAGTCGCCCCACCACCAATTGGTGATGAAGATGTAACATAAGGATATGTTCCATGGTCAATATCTAATAATGCACCTTGTGCACCTTCAAATAGTACTCGCCGCCCAGCTTGTAAGTAATCATTAACTAACACGGCTGTATCTGTAATATAAGGCCGTAATTTTGCTCCATAGGCCAAAAACTCTTGCACTAATGTTTCCACCTCAAACCCACTATGTTGATAAATTTTAGCTAAAATTTCATTTTTTTCTGCTAAGACCGCCTCTAAACGCTCCCGCAAAACTTCTTCATCTAACAAGTCAATCATCCGAATACCTGTCCGCGCTGCTTTGTCCATATAAGCCGGACCAATCCCTCGACCGGTTGTTCCGATTTTTTGATTCCCCTTTTTTTGATCCGCTAATTGATCTAAGGCTAAATGATAAGGAAAAATAACGTGGGCACGATCCGAAATTCGTAAATTCGTGGTTTGAACAGCCTGATTTTGAATTTGTGATAATTCCTCTAGTAATGCTTTTGGATTAACAACGCATCCATTAGCAATCACCGCTAATTTTTGAGGATCAAAAATACCTGATGGAATCGAAGATAATTCAAATTTTTGGCCATCAACATAAATCGTATGTCCTGCATTATTTCCACCTTGATACCGAACGACCATATCAGCCTCTTGCGCAATAAAGTTAGTTATTTTACCTTTACCCTCATCACCCCATTGGCCACCAACCACGACAACTCCTGCCATTTTTGCTTCCTCCTACTATATAAGTTAATAAATCAATAACACATTTTTTGCATTTGTTCGTATTTTACAGATTAATGATAGCAGATATTTCGTATTTCAGCAATTTTTTCCTATTATTTTACAATAGTTAATTAAATTAGCCGTTTTTATTATTTAAAAAACGCAGATAGTTCGTCTTTTGCTATTGACTATTTTACATATTAATCGCATAATATAACTTTGTTGTTATAAATTTATATTTATTTTTAGGAGAATCATTCATGAACTTCATTGCACGCTATTTTCATCTGGCTGAACTAAAGACCACCCATCGTCGCGAATTTATCGCGGGGGTAACTACCTTTATGGCAATGGCTTATATCCTCTTTGTCAATCCAACAGTTTTATGTGCTTCAGGTATGGATAAGGGAGCTGTTTTTACCGCCACCGGAATCACCGCAGCCGTTGCGACTATTTTTATGGGAATTTTTGCCAATTACCCGATTGCAATTGCTCCAGAACTAGGAATTAACGCTTTCTTTTCATATTCTGTGGTTGTCGGAATGGGAATTCCTTGGGAAACGGCCATTGCGGGTGTCTTAGTTGCCGCCTTGATTTTCCTAGTATTAACTTTCTTTAAAGTCCGTGAAAAAATCATCAATTCCATTCCACAAGATCTCAAAGTAGCAATCGCTGCTGGAATTGGTCTTTTCATCGCTTTCATCGGGTTGCATGAAGCAGGATTAATTGTGGCTAACCCTGATACGATGGTGTCGTTAGGTCATCTAACTTCAGGCACATCTCTCTTAGCTATTTTTGGGATTATCGTAACTTTTGTTTTAATGGCTAAAAACGTCTCAGCTGCGATCTTTATTGGTATGGTGTTAACTTCCATTACCGGAATGCTCTTTGGACTCATTAAATTACCCACGCAATTACTTGCGCCGGCCCCATCACTAGCCCCAACCTTTGGTGTTTCAATTCAACATTTAGGTGATATTAATAGTATTCAATTAGGAACCGTTGTTTTAACTTTCCTATTAGTAACTTTCTTTGATACCGCTGGAACCATGATCGGTTTAGCAACTCAAGCTGGTTTTATGAAAGATGGCAAGATGCCCCGCATCGGTAAAGCGCTCGGTGCTGATGCCTTAGGAATGACCTTAGGAGCCATCACTGGAACCTCTCCCGCCTCAGCCTTCGTTGAATCATCTGCCGGAATTGCCGTTGGTGGACGATCAGGGTTAACTTCAGTCTATACTGGTTTACTATTCTTCGTGGCTTTACTATTCTCTCCTCTTCTTGCTGTGGTAACACCTCAAGTTACTTCAGCCGCCTTAGTGGTGGTTGGGGTCTTGATGGCCAAAAACTTAAAAGATGTCAATTGGAACGACTTTGCAATCGCTGCACCAGCATTTCTAATTGTCATTGGTATGCCTCTAACCTACTCCATTGCTGATGGAATTGCTCTTGGCTTCATTCTTTATCCGATTACTATGTGGGCAACTCATCGTCAGAAACAAGTGCCTAATATCATGTATGGATTAGGCATTATCTTCTTAATTTTCTTATTTATTATTGCCCGTTAATCTTGATCATACAAAAAAAGATTTGAACAATGTTGTTCAAATCTTTTTTTATTTTTATTTAATTAATTCAATTTTAGCCACATATTTTTGATCATCATCATAAATTAAATTTCTGAGATTTTGTAAAAGTAAAATCAGCCAAGCAAAAGCAAATCCAAACGCAACCATTTCAAATGCTGTTAGCGATAAATAACCCGATTTTTTGAACAAAATATCCGAAATAGCTAGTCCCCCTGCCATCACATATGAAATAACTAAAAATTCCCAAGAAGGCTTTGGAATCAACCAACGAATGGCAACAATCATGACCAAGACCATCATCACTAACCATTGAGCAATACCATCATGAACATGATGCATCCAACCCGGATTATTTGGAAAAACGCCAATCAACCCAACTGCAATCGCCGTAATCGAAAATAGCAACCGTAAAATAAATAATCGACGATTTTTATGAATTCCAGCCCCTAAGGCACTAAATAAATAATCAACAATAGTTAATAAAATCAACGCCGAAAAGATCAAGGTAAAATTAAAGATCCATCCATTTCCTACGCGGTCTGTCCCCAAATAACTAAAATTATATTGCCACCATCCAACTGATCCATTCGTCGCCATAGACATGATGATGCCTCCAAATAATGTGGCGATCAATACAGACACCGCTTGTTGAAACCGTAACCCTTGCGCGCTAATCACCATGATATAATTCATTGTTCCAACTAGGGCACCAATGATCAAACTCATCGTATAAATATCTAACCTTGCTCCCGCAAATGCAGACGAGATTACCCACATAATCAACGCGAGCACCGCTGTTCCCAAAATCCCATACGCTAGCGTGATCATTAGGATATTATACCAACGAATTATGTGACCGGCTTGATGCCGTGTTTTAAACGCCATAACCAAAAAACTGAGTGTTCCAAAACTACCGCCCAAATAGATCGTTATTTGGGTCAATGAATTGGCTCCCGTCATCCCCACCGTTGTTGTTCGTTGCATAATAAAATTAATCAACGCAATTAACATACTCACAATGCCAGTCACCATTGCCCATCGGAAAGCAATTTTATTAGCTTGACGAATACCTTCACTATTTTTATCAATGATAATTTGATCATCTACAATTTGCATTTCAATTAATTGTTTCTGATCCAGATTCAATTTACGGACAAATTCATCCGGTAATTCAATTGTTGCTTTTGCCATCCAAATTCCTCATTCCTAACCATACACCATAAAAACCACATTCATTTTATTCTAACAATGAAAATAAAAAATACCAAATTCACTTTTTAGCAAAACAATATCCCACACAATACACATATAAAAAGAAGTCATTGGATAAAACCATCCAATAACTCCTTCATTGATATTAATTAAACTTTAAAGCCAATCGTCATAAATCGATTTTTGCTATAAACTCTCGCAAATACCAACAATTCGTGATTTTAAATTAAATCGACATTTCTCAAAAAGAAATATAATCCAATTATCCCAACTTGTTGTAGTATTCAACGATAAGAGCTTCGTTAAAGTCGCCGTCAAGTTCTTCACGTTCTGGCAAACGAGTCAATGAACCCTTCAAAGCGTCCTTGTTGAACTCTACGAATGGCAAGTGACCGAATTGTGATTCAACCGCTGCCAAAATGTAGACATTCTTTTGTGACTTTTCACGAACTGAGATCTCTTGTCCAACCTTAACTTCGTATGAAGGAATATCAACACGCTTTCCATCAACTAAGATGTGACCATGATTTACCAATTGACGTGCTTGTTGACGCGTAGTAGCCAAGCCCATGCGGTAAACGATGTTGTCCAAACGAGTTTCCAACAAAATCAAGAAATTAGTTCCGTGAACCCCAGTACGAATTTGTCCAGCTTTGTTGAACAAATTGTGGAATTGACGTTCTGTCAAACCATACGTGAAACGAACCTTTTGCTTTTCATGCAATTGAGTTCCGTAATCAGAAAGCTTTGAACGACGACCTTGACCATGATCTCCAGGTGCATAGTTGCGACGAGCAATTTCTTTACCAGTTCCTGATAATGAAACACCCAAACGACGAGAGATACGGTACTTAGGACCAGTATAACGTGACATATTAATGTCCTCCAGAATTTTTATTTTGGTTGAATTCTAGAGAATCACCTCATATTCGTGCAATTTATCCTAACTTTCACTGCTGCAGCGCAGGTACTGGTGAGGCCCCGCCATTAACTGAAACGAGGGTGATAAATTGTTGACGAGCTTATGGATAATCCGCTGCAGTTTTCAACACTTTGATTAGTATACCAAATCGATACCATGAATGTAAAGGCGAGAATCAATTACATCTTAAATTCATAGCGACTACCTGCATATTGGGTCCGGACAAATTCAAACGGGCTCCCTTGATCATCAGTCGTAACTTGCGTTAAAACTAAAACTGGTTCCCCACTCTTCATGTCCAGTAAACGTGCCACACGCTCATTGACAGATGTGGCTGTCAATGTTCGGCTAGCTTGATTTACAATTAGCCCCTTACTCATTAAGGCTTGATACAGAGATTGAGTCACAACCTCTTCTTCCACCCCAACTAGCAATTCATAAGGAACAATTGCCACTTCAAATGCAATTGGTTCATCATCTCCATACCGAACTCGTTCCATTCGAATCACGCTGGTATCTAGACTAATTTGTAATTTTTCGGCTTCAAGCCCTGTTGGTACTCCCACCTTATAGTTAATAACTTGCGATGAGGCCTTTTTACCAACTGCATCCATCATTTCGGTAAAAGAGAAAGCACTATCCAAACTTTCTTGAAAGCGTTGGGTTGCCACAAATGTTCCAGAACCAATTCGTCGCTCTAAATAACCCTCATCAACCAACAGGATAATTGATTGACGAAGTGTCATTCGCGATACATTAAATTGTAACGACAATTCTCGTTCTGATGGAATTCTGTCCCCCGCCGACCAACGACCAGCATCGATTGATTCCTTTATTTCATCATGAATTTGAACATAAATTGGTTCTGTCATTTAAAATCCCCTATTTCTTAATGACTGCGTCTTGTGGTGTGAATTTGCGACCCAAACTATAGGTCGTCTCTAATTGCGTCAATTGAGCATCAAACAAATTGAAGTCGGCGTCTTTACCCACTTCCAATGTTCCTTTGTGATCTAATAAGCCAAATTCGGTGGCCTGATTTACAGAAGCCATTTGAACCGCTTCTTCCACCGTTGCTCCTGTGAATTGCATCATATTCAAAAAGGCCTGCTTAAATTGTAACACCGATCCAGCTAATGTGCCGTCTTCGAGGCGTGCTTGTCCAGCTTTAACCCAAACTTTTTGCCCCCCAACTCTGAAATGCCTTCTTTCAAACCTTTAGCCCGCATGGAATCAGTAATCAAATCAATTCGATGCGATCCCTTTAATTTGAAGGCTAAATTAACCATGTCTGGGGCAATATGGAAGCCATCAACAATCATTTCAGCATATAAATCTTCATCTAATAGTGCATGTCCAGTTACACCGGGATCGCGATGTTTTAAAGGACGCTGCGCATTATACAAATGGGTCACGTGTTTGACTTTCGAATTATTTTGTAAGAATTCACGAGTAGCATCTGAATGCCCCACGGATCCAATAATATTATGATTACGCAAATAGTCTTCAAAGACCGTTAAGTCATCTGCTTTTTCAGGCGCATAAGTGATTAAACGGACCTGATGCCCTGATAATTCATCCCATTTTTGGACTAATTCAACACTTGGTGCAATGATGTATTGTTCCGGTTGTGCTCCCTTATAGTGAGGATTTACAAATGGACCTTCAAGATGAACCCCTGAATCGCAGGTTCTTCTTGGGCCGCAATTTTAATCGCACGCATTGCGTTATCAATATTTTCAACACTTTGTGTCATCGTAGTCGGGAAAACAGAAGTAATTCCCTCCGTAATTTCATCACGAACCATCTGCACAATTTCTGTAGCATCTCCATCCATCGTATCAAACCCATACGCTCCATGGGTATGAACATCAATAAAACCTGGAACAATTACAGCACCATTTGCATCGACTACAGTATCAATCTCCCTAGCTTCATATTGCTTCATTGAAGCAACCATCTCGATGGTTTGATCAAACCGAATAAATCCATTAGCAATTAGCGGATTAGCGCCCGTTCCAGAATATATTTTTGCATTAATTATGACCTGACTCATAGAAAACCCCTTTCATTTTCGCAGTGGTATATACCATCACCTCCATTATAAACCTTATTGACTAAAAAACACGCTTTTTAGCGTGTTTTATTTAGCTAAGCCAGTGATATAAGTTTCACCCACAAAACCTTTTAAGCCATTATAGATATGTTTCGCCCGACTTTCTTTTTGAGTCATGCCAAAGACGGTCGGACCTGTTCCTGACATTTGCGCCACATCTGCTCCAAATTGCAGCATTTTTTCCCGAATTCTAATAATCTCAGGAAATTGTTTCGCTGAAACGGGTTCTAAAACATTAAACATCCCTTGAACTAGTTGTGAATACGACTCATGAGCCACCGCCGTCATCAAGCCTTGCATATCCCCATGCTCAAGTTTGTCATATTTGACTGTTCTTAATAATTTGGGGGTTGAAACACTAACCGCTGGTTTAGCGATCACAAAGTAGACCGGCGGTAATTTTTGTTGAAGTGGTTCCACAATTTCCCCACGTCCAGTCACCCGTGCCGGTCGTGAGTAAATACAATAAGGAACATCTGCATCGATTTTTAATCCGATTTTTGCCAGCTCTGCTTCTGATAACTCAAGGTTCCACAACCGATTTAAAGCTCGCATCACCGCTGCCGCATCTGAAGAACCGCCACCTAATCCCGCCGCAATGGGAATTCTTTTTTGAATATGAATTTCGACGCCTTCTTCAACTTGCGCTAACTCCTGCATTAATTTAGCTGCTTGGAATGCCAAATTTCGCTCATTCACTGGTAACAAGCCCGAAGTTGATTCAACCATGATATCACGGTGACAATTCGTCGTCTTAATCGTTACCGTATCGGCTAAATCAATTGAAACCATCAACATGTCCCATTCTTGTAAGCCATCAGCATGTACAAAAGGTGTATCTAAACAAATATTCAGCTTTGCATACGCCCGTTCTAAGACTTCCATTGTCTTTTCCTTTCGTTAATTGCTTTTGTCTTATTATAGCAAAAAAAGCTCAAAACTGCCTTGAAATCACATTGACACTCTAAGAACACTTATCTCAATCAAAAAGGACATCGATTTTAAAAATCAACGCCCTTCAAAATTTATCGTTTTATATTAACCTTAGGACTCTACGTTATTGCTATCATTAACGCATCGTGACGTCCTTACATGACCGTAAAATTAACCAGGTAATCAAAGTAGCTTAATTGATCTGTTACATCAATAATTAAGTTATCCCGCTTATAGAGAATCAAGCGCCAATCCGAAACCTTATTGTGATTTCTTTCGTCAATAAATTGATTCATGGTACCATCATGATTAAGCAGTAAATACCCTGCAAATTGTTCAAAAATCACGTTTAAGTCCGTTAATTTCTGTTCCATTTGCGCATTTTGCGGATCATAAAGTGCTACATAAAAATTACCTAACTCCGGACGCGTATTTTCAAAATACCATTTAAATGCTAGTAGATCATTCATCGTCATGCCCACATTCATTAAATAATCAACACTCAAACGAAAATGAATTGGTTCAATCTGCTCGCCCACGGCCACTACATGAAATAAATCAGCATAGTATTCAGCCAAATGTTGCCAAGCTAAAACGGTGGGCATTTGCTGGCCTAACTCAAATGCCTGCAACAAATCTTTATCCCATCCTAACCCTGTGCTGGCTTGATTTAAGCTTAAATCAAAAAATTCACGTACCGTTCTTAGATTATTCATTCTCATCACCCATCTATTATTTTAATAATTTCATTCTATGCTAAATATTTTCGTCAATCAAATGTAATTTATGATCCATAATCTCCCAGATTGGCCAATTTAAATCAAACGTGAATTTTTGGTCATGCGATACCAATAAAACCGCCCCTTTAAAATCTTTTAAAAATTGACTTAATGCCATTAACGCCGGCAAGTCCAAAAAATTAGTTGGTTCATCTAAAATCAAGAAGTTGGCTTGCGCCAACAATGTCGCAACTAAACTGACTCTAACCCGCTCACCACCACTTAAAGTTGCAACATTCCGCTCGACCATGTCTCGTCGCAATCCAAAAGCACCCAAAAAGTCACGCGCAACTTGCATCGACTCCACTGAATTTTGCATCACATTCCAGAGAATACTTTTTTGATCCTCTAACTGATCAACTTTCTGTGAAAAATACCCCACTTGCGTCTGTTGATGCCGTTTGGCATCTTCCATAGTCGCTTGTAATAGTGTTGTTTTACCCACACCATTTGGTCCCTTTAAACTAATTTTATCTGCACCTTTAATAACTACAGACACATTATCAATCAGGGATGGACCTGTTGGTGCGAAAATTTCAAGATCGATTAACCGTGCCAGAATCTGCGTGGAACGCACATTCATTTCATTTTGGAGCTTAAGACTTTTAGCTAACTTTGGACGTTCTCCTTGTGCTAATTGCCCGGCCTTTTGACGTAAATATTTGGCATTTCCAGTTAACTGCGCCTGAACGGTATCTCCTTTCAAAGTATTATTATTTCGTTTCACACGATCACCCGCCTGAACTTGCTTCTGCGCTTCATATAGTAATTTTTTCTTCTTCCGTTGTTCTCGACTAT
Proteins encoded:
- a CDS encoding DUF998 domain-containing protein; translation: MAKATIELPDEFVRKLNLDQKQLIEMQIVDDQIIIDKNSEGIRQANKIAFRWAMVTGIVSMLIALINFIMQRTTTVGMTGANSLTQITIYLGGSFGTLSFLVMAFKTRHQAGHIIRWYNILMITLAYGILGTAVLALIMWVISSAFAGARLDIYTMSLIIGALVGTMNYIMVISAQGLRFQQAVSVLIATLFGGIIMSMATNGSVGWWQYNFSYLGTDRVGNGWIFNFTLIFSALILLTIVDYLFSALGAGIHKNRRLFILRLLFSITAIAVGLIGVFPNNPGWMHHVHDGIAQWLVMMVLVMIVAIRWLIPKPSWEFLVISYVMAGGLAISDILFKKSGYLSLTAFEMVAFGFAFAWLILLLQNLRNLIYDDDQKYVAKIELIK
- a CDS encoding adenylosuccinate synthase, with amino-acid sequence MAGVVVVGGQWGDEGKGKITNFIAQEADMVVRYQGGNNAGHTIYVDGQKFELSSIPSGIFDPQKLAVIANGCVVNPKALLEELSQIQNQAVQTTNLRISDRAHVIFPYHLALDQLADQKKGNQKIGTTGRGIGPAYMDKAARTGIRMIDLLDEEVLRERLEAVLAEKNEILAKIYQHSGFEVETLVQEFLAYGAKLRPYITDTAVLVNDYLQAGRRVLFEGAQGALLDIDHGTYPYVTSSSPIGGGATIGAGVGPTKIQNVIGVMKAYTSRVGDGPFPTELFDATGDQIREVAHEYGVVTGRPRRIGWLDTVVMRHAARVGGFTHLSLNSLDVLSGIKVLKLAVAYEIDGEKITHYPASFKDLERVKPVYEELPGWDEDITEVKRRSDLPQNAQRYLARVEELIETPLYTFAVGPSNEQTNILFDLWTEAEDKI
- a CDS encoding GntR family transcriptional regulator; this translates as MTEPIYVQIHDEIKESIDAGRWSAGDRIPSERELSLQFNVSRMTLRQSIILLVDEGYLERRIGSGTFVATQRFQESLDSAFSFTEMMDAVGKKASSQVINYKVGVPTGLEAEKLQISLDTSVIRMERVRYGDDEPIAFEVAIVPYELLVGVEEEVVTQSLYQALMSKGLIVNQASRTLTATSVNERVARLLDMKSGEPVLVLTQVTTDDQGSPFEFVRTQYAGSRYEFKM
- a CDS encoding ABC transporter ATP-binding protein, whose product is MMTKILEVNDLNKKFGRFQALTNVSFSLNEGEVFGFLGPNGAGKSTAIRIILGLLRPSSGEITILGKDATKKIVKTHQNLAYVPGDVYLWPNLTGGEIIELLLKMGGHPRTKRVDELIQLFELDPRKKARTYSKGNRQKVALIAALSMDVALYIFDEPTSGLDPLQERHFQNEVLKLKAAGKTVLLSSHILSEVEKMVDRVAIIRKGQIVETGSLADMRKHAALYVHAKVQDSTVFEKFDQFKQDGDEISFTVTREQLPVVTGQLTLQGVSDLMVTPPTLEDLFMQYYDAKEGADEE
- the rpsD gene encoding 30S ribosomal protein S4, which gives rise to MSRYTGPKYRISRRLGVSLSGTGKEIARRNYAPGDHGQGRRSKLSDYGTQLHEKQKVRFTYGLTERQFHNLFNKAGQIRTGVHGTNFLILLETRLDNIVYRMGLATTRQQARQLVNHGHILVDGKRVDIPSYEVKVGQEISVREKSQKNVYILAAVESQFGHLPFVEFNKDALKGSLTRLPEREELDGDFNEALIVEYYNKLG
- the hpt gene encoding hypoxanthine phosphoribosyltransferase, encoding MGKIGRTIVTTDEIKQMVERVASEIDQVYGNEFDQVLFVGVMKGAYLWMADLLRAINADVQMDYVRVASYEEDHSTGEVKIIHDLKTDVRGKKVILLDEVIDSGLTLQYLQETLLKRGAIEVTRAIAVDKRPQAIQEADPVEFIGTIAPDEFLIGYGMDYNNHYRNLPYIAVLEFNPQVV
- a CDS encoding ABC transporter permease; this encodes MKNNLGRLIRANLKNDLKISVIWFVIIVLMMGSGLIKLVDLYGTQVAVQQLAAMLDTPMMTALFAKIPAGPLNTAVIFGAIMLPLMAVIMALMNIQMVLRNTRQMEEIGETELLLSNVMRPQTPLWAAIMEIVYLNVISAGGVYLILWMIPMHGSSVTGNLLFAVLVGLSGLFFAGIVLVAAQCFAESRSVQLFSYSFLGVVYLLRSVIDVQNWHQIEWLSPFNWLEASQVYYGDIWKYSIYLGVAFIICGMLSLMMVKRRDLGFGIFKSTGRGRNHAPWFLRGWLTLYLQLESKLIWGWGIGIMIVAGMFGGLFSSVGDMLKNNTSINQIIGGTANQMLAHELNAHFLVMISMFMSFLAVIAGWNLMQRYQRDVKNGYFELLSAQPISRFKMYLTYTLMGMIFTILYWFVGITLVFGIANLVLNQPLALNLWSQTVWGYLPAILIFSGIASFFLGWWPKLFGVLYIYGGVMFLITYLKNLLDVPVNFLKISPYGWIYNLPVVHISEKLLWGMIGISIVLWLIGLLGFKWRDLIL
- a CDS encoding NCS2 family permease: MNFIARYFHLAELKTTHRREFIAGVTTFMAMAYILFVNPTVLCASGMDKGAVFTATGITAAVATIFMGIFANYPIAIAPELGINAFFSYSVVVGMGIPWETAIAGVLVAALIFLVLTFFKVREKIINSIPQDLKVAIAAGIGLFIAFIGLHEAGLIVANPDTMVSLGHLTSGTSLLAIFGIIVTFVLMAKNVSAAIFIGMVLTSITGMLFGLIKLPTQLLAPAPSLAPTFGVSIQHLGDINSIQLGTVVLTFLLVTFFDTAGTMIGLATQAGFMKDGKMPRIGKALGADALGMTLGAITGTSPASAFVESSAGIAVGGRSGLTSVYTGLLFFVALLFSPLLAVVTPQVTSAALVVVGVLMAKNLKDVNWNDFAIAAPAFLIVIGMPLTYSIADGIALGFILYPITMWATHRQKQVPNIMYGLGIIFLIFLFIIAR